CAGGTGGTGGGCCTGCTCGGGGTCCATGCGCTTGAAGATCAGGTGGAAGAAGAGGCGGTACATCGTCGGGTGGGCCTTCCGGGGTGAGGAGGGAGGGGGCACGAAGAGGGGGACACCGCGTCGGTGTCCCCCTCCTGGCCGCTACTCCTCGCGGGCCGCGGTGAGATGTTCGGCGTGTTCCTGGAGGGAACGCACGCCCACATCACCGCGGGACATGGCCTCGATGCCCTGGACCGCGGCCGCCAGCGCCTGGACCGTGGTCAGGCAGGGCACGGCGCGGGCCACCGCGGCGGTACGGATGTCGTAGCCGTCCAGCCGGCCGCCGGTGCCGTAGGGGGTGTTGACGATCAGGTCGACCTGGCCGTCGTGGATCAGCTGGACGATGGTCTTCTCACCGTCCGGGCCCTCGCCCTCGGACTGCTTGCGCACCACGGTGGCGTTGATGCCGTTGCGGCGCAGCACCTCGGCGGTGCCGGAGGTGGCGAGCAGCTCGAAGCCGTGCGCGACCAGTTCCCGGGCCGGGAAGATCATCGAGCGCTTGTCGCGGTTGGCGACGGAGACGAAGGCGCGGCCCTTGGTGGGCAGTGCCCCGTAGGCGCCGGTCTGCGACTTGGCGTAGGCGGTGCCGAAGACCGAGTCGATGCCCATGACCTCGCCGGTGGAGCGCATCTCCGGGCCGAGGACGGTGTCCACCCCGCGGCCGTGGATGTCGCGGAACCGCGACCAGGGCATCACGGCTTCCTTGACGGAGATCGGCGCGTCCAGCGGCAGGGTGCCGCCGTCGCCGGTCTTGGGCAGCATGCCCTCGGCCCGCAGCTCGGCGATCGTCGCGCCCAGCGAGATCCGGGCGGCGGCCTTGGCCAGCGGCACCGCGGTGGCCTTCGAGGTGAAGGGCACCGTGCGGGAGGCGCGCGGGTTGGCCTCCAGGACGTAGAGGATGTCCCCGGCCATCGCGAACTGGATGTTGATCAGGCCGCGGACGCCCACGCCCTTGGCGATCGCCTCCGTCGAGGCCCGCAGGCGCTTGATGTCGAAGCCGCCGAGGGTGATCGGGGGCAGCGCGCAGGCGGAGTCGCCGGAGTGGATGCCGGCCTCCTCGATGTGCTCCATGACACCGCCGAGGTAGAGCTCGGTGCCGTCGTAGAGCGCGTCGACGTCGATCTCGATGGCGTCGTCGAGGAACCGGTCGATGAGGACCGGGTGGCGGTCGATCAGGCCGGCGTGGCGGGTGAGGTACTCGCCCAGCGACGGCTCGTCGTAGACGATCTCCATACCGCGGCCGCCGAGGACGTAGGACGGGCGGACCATGACCGGGTAGCCGATCTCGGTGGCGATCCGCTTGGCCTCGTCGAAGGAGAAGGCGGTGCCGTACTTGGGGGCGGGCAGCCCGGCCTCGGTGAGTACCCGGCCGAAGGCGCCGCGCTCCTCGGCGAGGTCGATCGCCTCGGGCGAGGTGCCGACGATCGGCACGCCGTTGTCCTTGAGCGCCTGCGCCAGGCCCAGCGGGGTCTGCCCGCCGAGCTGGACGATGACGCCGGCGACCGGTCCCGCCTGGGTCTCGGCGTGCACGATCTCCAGGACGTCCTCCAGGGTGAGCGGCTCGAAGTAGAGCCGGTCGGAGGTGTCGTAGTCCGTGGAGACGGTCTCCGGGTTGCAGTTGACCATCACGGTCTCGTAGCCGGCGTCGCTGAGCGCGAACGAGGCGTGGACGCAGGAGTAGTCGAACTCGATGCCCTGGCCGATGCGGTTGGGCCCGGAGCCGAGGATGATCACGGCCGGCTTCTCGCGGGGCGCGACCTCGCTCTCCTCGTCGTAGGAGGAGTAGAAGTACGGGGTCTTCGCGGCGAACTCGGCGGCGCAGGTGTCGACCGTCTTGTAGACCGGGCGGACGCCGAGGGCGTGCCGGACCTCACGGACGACGTCCTCGCGCAGTCCGCGGATCGCGGCGATCTGGGCGTCGGAGAAGCCGTAGCGCTTTGCGTCCGCAAGGACCTCGGGGTGGAGCTTCTCGGCGGCCGCGATCTCGTCCGCGATCTCCTTGACGAGGAAGAGCTGGTCGACGAACCAGGGGTCGATCTTCGTGGCGTCGAAGACCTCCTCGGGCGTGGCACCGGCCCGGATCGCCGCCATGACGGTGTTGATCCGGCCGTCGGTGGGGACCTGGGCCTTCTCCAGCAGCGCGGCCTTCTCACCCGGCTCGGTGACGAAGTCGAACTGGCTGCCCTTCTTCTCCAGGGAGCGCAGGGCCTTGTTGAGCGCCTCGGGGAAGTTGCGGCCGATGGCCATGGCCTCGCCGACCGACTTCATGGTCGTGGTGAGCGTGGCGTCGGCGGCCGGGAACTTCTCGAAGGCGAAGCGCGGCACCTTGACGACGACATAGTCGAGGGTCGGCTCGAAGGAGGCCGGGGTCTTCTCGGTGATGTCGTTGGGGATCTCGTCGAGGGTGTAGCCGACGGCGAGCCGGGCGGCGATCTTCGCGATCGGGAAGCCGGTGGCCTTGGACGCCAGCGCCGACGAGCGCGAGACGCGGGGGTTCATCTCGATGACGATGACCCGGCCGTCCTCGGGGTTGACCGCGAACTGGATGTTGCAGCCGCCGGTGTCGACGCCGACCTCGCGGATGACCGCGATGCCGATGTCCCGCAGGGTCTGGTACTCACGGTCGGTGAGCGTCATCGCCGGGGCGACGGTGATCGAGTCACCGGTGTGCACGCCCATCGGGTCGAAGTTCTCGATGGAGCAGACGACCACGACGTTGTCGTTCTTGTCGCGCATCAGCTCCAGCTCGTACTCCTTCCAGCCGAGGATGGACTCCTCCAGGAGCACCTCGGTGGTCGGCGAGAGCGTCAGGCCCTGGCCGGCGATCCGGCGCAGCTCCTCCTCGTCGTGCGCGAAGCCGGAGCCGGCGCCGCCCATGGTGAAGGAGGGGCGGACGACGACGGGGTAGCCGCCGAGCTCGTCGACGCCCGCCAGGACGTCGTCCATGGAGTGGCAGATGACCGAGCGGGCGGACTCGCCGTGGCCGATCTTGGCGCGGACGGCCTCGACGACCTCCTTGAACAGGTCGCGGTCCTCGCCCTTGTTGATCGCCTCGACGTTCGCGCCGATCAGCTCGACGCCGTACTTGTCGAGGGTGCCGGACTCGTGCAGGGAGATCGCGGCGTTCAGGGCCGTCTGGCCCCCGAGGGTGGGCAGGAGCGCGTCCGGGCGCTCCTTGGCGATGATCTTCTCGACGAAGTCCGGGGTGATCGGCTCGACATACGTCGCGTCGGCGATCTCCGGGTCGGTCATGATCGTCGCCGGGTTGGAGTTCACCAGGATGACGCGCAGGCCCTCGGACTTGAGGACCCGGCAGGCCTGGGTGCCGGAGTAGTCGAACTCGGCGGCCTGGCCGATGACGATCGGGCCGGAGCCGATGACCAGGACGGACTGGATATCGGTGCGCTTAGGCACGCTGGCCCTCCATCAGGGAAACGAAGCGGTCGAAGAGGTACGCGGCGTCGTGCGGACCCGCGGCGGCTTCGGGGTGGTACTGGACGCTGAAGGCCGGCTGGTCGAGGAGGTGCAGACCCTCCACCACGTCGTCGTTCAGGCAGACGTGGGAGACCTCGGCGCGGCCGAAGGGGGTGTCGGAGACCTTGTCGAGCGGGGCGTCGACGGCGAACCCGTGGTTGTGCGCGGTGACCTCGACCTTGCCGGTCGTACGGTCCTGCACCGGCTGGTTGATGCCGCGGTGCCCGTACTTGAGCTTGAAGGTGCCGAAGCCCAGCGCGCGGCCCAGGATCTGGTTGCCGAAGCAGATGCCGAACAGCGGCGTCTTCCGCTCCAGGACGCCCTGCATGACGGAGACCGGGTGGTCGGCGGTGGCCGGGTCGCCGGGGCCGTTGGAGAAGAACACGCCGTCCGGGTTGACCGCGTAGACGTCCTCGACGGTGGCGGTGGCGGGCAGGACGTGCACCTCGATGCCGCGCTCGGCCATCCGGTGCGGGGTCATGCCCTTGATGCCCAGGTCGACCGCGGCGACGGTGAACTTCGCCGTACCGATCGGGACGGCCGCGCCGTCGGGGCCGATCGCCGGGACGACGTAGGACTCCTTGGTGGCGACCTGCGTGGAGAGGTCGGCGCCCTCCATCTCGGGGGCCTGGCGGACCTTGGCCAGCATCGTGCCCGCGTCGGGCAGCGCCTCGCCGGAGAAGATGCCGACCCGCATGGCACCGCGCTCGCGCAGGTGGCGGGTCAGGGCCCGGGTGTCGACGCCGCTGATGCCGACGACGCCCTGGGCGACCAGCTCGTCGTCCAGCGAGCGCACCGAGCGCCAGTTGGAGGGGATACGGGCGGGGTCGCGGACGACATAGCCGGAGACCCAGATCCGCTGCGACTCGGGGTCCTCGTCGTTCACACCGGTGTTGCCGATGTGCGGGGCGGTCATGACGACCACCTGGCGGTGGTACGAGGGGTCGGTCAGCGTCTCCTGGTAGCCGGTCATGCCGGTGGAGAACACCGCTTCGCCGAAGGTCTCCCCCACCGCCCCGTAGGCGCGGCCGCGGAAGCTGCGGCCGTCCTCCAGGACGAGTACGGCGGGGAGCCCCCTTGTGCCGTGGGCGGTACCCCTGGTGGAGGTGGTCATCGTGCGCCTTCCGTTTCGGTGTGCTCGGTGGTGCTGGTGTGGTGCTCGGTGGTGCTGAGTTCGTTGAGGGCCTCGACCCAGGCCGGGTGCTCGTCCGCACGGTCGGAGCGGAAGCCGGAGTCGATCTGCCGGCCGCCGTGCTCCCAGGTGACGATCAGCAGGCCGCCCTCGGTCAGGACCTTGCCGGCGATGCCCTTGTCGAGGCGGGCTCCGCGCAGTGCGGCGGCCGGCACGAAGAAGTCCGCCGCGCCCGGCCGTACGACGTCCAGCCCCTGGTCGGTGAGGGTCAGCTCGGCGCGGCTGCGGGTCCCCAGACCGCGCGCCACGATCCGGTCGAGCCACTGCCCGGCGGTGGTGGAACCGTGGTAGCGGCCTGCCAGCGTCAGCAGCGGGGTGCCGGGGTTCTCCGGGGTGGACGGCAGCTCGGGCAGATCGCCCTGGAGCGTGCCGCGCCACTTCCAGCCCTGGCGCATCAGCCAGTAGACGAAGACGACGAAGACCAGCAGGCCGACGACCCAGCCGATCCGTGCGGCCCAGTCGGTGACCGGCGCGGACTTCTGCGCTTCGGCCAAGTGGATCAGTGGAGGAGTCACGCCAGCTTCCCGTCGACGACCGTTGCCCGGCCCCGCAGGAAGGTGTGGGTGACGCGACCCGGCAGCTCACGGCCCTCGTAGGGGGTGTTGCGGCTGCGGGAGGCGAAGCCCGCGGGGTCCACCTCTCCACGGTAAGCGGAATCGAGCAGTGTGAGGTTGGCGGGCTCACCAGCCGAGACGGGGCGGCCGTGGCCCTCCAGGCGGCCGATGTGCGCCGGGCGGAAGGACATCCGGTCGGCGACGCCGGCCCAGTCCAGCAGCCCGCTGTCGACCATCGTGTGCTGGACGACGGACAGCGCGGTCTCCAGACCGACCATGCCCATGGCCGCCGCGCCCCACTCGCAGTCCTTGTCCTCGTGCGGGTGCGGGGCGTGGTCGGTGGCGACGCAGTCGATGGTGCCGTCGGCGAGCGCCTCGCGCAGCGCCAGGACGTCGGCCTCGGTGCGCAGCGGCGGATTCACCTTGTAGACCGGGTTGTAGCTGCGGACGAGCTCGTCGGTGAGCAGCAGGTGGTGCGGGGTGACCTCGGCGGTGACGTTCCAGCCCTTGGACTTGGCCCAGCGGACGATCTCGACCGAGCCGGCCGTCGACAGGTGGCAGATGTGGACGCGGGAGCCGACGTGCGCGGCCAGCAGCACATCGCGGGCGATGATCGACTCCTCGGCGACCGCGGGCCAGCCGCCGAGGCCCAGCTCGGCCGAGACGATGCCCTCGTTCATCTGGGCGCCCTCGGTGAGCCGGGGCTCCTGGGCGTGCTGGGCGACGACACCGTCGAAGGCCTTCACGTACTCCAGGGCGCGCCGCATGATCACGGCGTCGTCCACGCACTTGCCGTCGTCGGAGAAGACCCGGACGCCGGCCGCGGAGTCGTGCATCGCGCCGAGCTCGGCGAGCTTCTTGCCCTCCAGGCCGACGGTGACCGCACCGACGGGCTGGACGTCGCAGTAGCCGGACTCCTTGCCCAGCCGCCAGACCTGCTCGACGACGCCCGCGGTGTCCGCGACGGGGAAGGTGTTGGCCATGGCGTGGACGGCGGTGAAGCCGCCGACGGCAGCCGCCTTCGTGCCGGTCAGCACGGTCTCGGAGTCCTCGCGGCCCGGCTCGCGCAGGTGGGTGTGGAGATCGACCAGGCCCGGCAGCAGGATCTTGCCGTCCGCCTCGATGACCTGCGCGCCCTCGGCGCTCAGTCCGGTCCCGACCTCCGCGACGGTCTCACCGTCGATCAGCACGTCCTGCGGCTCGCCACCGAGGACCTTCGCCCCGCGAATAAGGATCTTGCTCATGGTTACTTGCTCTCCTCGGTGCGCATGCTGGTGCCGTTGCCGGCGGGGAGGGCGGGCTCGTTGCCGCCCAGAAGCAGATAGAGAACGGCCATCCGGATGCTGACGCCGTTGGTGACCTGTTCGACGGCGGTGCAGCGGGGCGAGTCGGCGACCTGGGCGGTGATCTCCATGCCGCGGTTCATCGGCCCGGGGTGCATCACGATCGCGTGCTCGGGCATACGGGCCATCCGGTCGCCGTCGAGACCGTAGCGCCGCGCGTACTCCCGCTCCGTCGGGAAGAACGCCGCGTTCATCCGCTCGCGCTGGACGCGGAGCATCATCACCGCGTCGGACTTGGCGACCACGGCGTCCAGGTCGTACGAGACCTCGCAGGGCCACTGCTCCACGCCGATCGGCACCAGCGTCGGCGGTGCGACCAGGGTGACCTCGGCGCCGAGGGTGGTCAGCAGATGGACGTTGGAGCGGGCGACCCGGCTGTGCAGGATGTCGCCGACGATGGTGATGCGGCGGCCGGAGAGGTCCTGGCCCACGCCCGCGTCGACGCCGACCAGGCGGCGGCGCATCGTGAAGGCGTCGAGCAGTGCCTGGGTGGGGTGTTCGTGGGTGCCGTCACCGGCGTTGACCACGGAGCCGCCGATCCAGCCGGAGGTCGCCAGGCGGTGCGGGGCGCCGGAGTCGTGGTGCCGGATGACGACGGCGTCCGCGCCCATCGCCTCCAGGGTGAGGGCGGTGTCCTTGAGCGACTCGCCCTTGGAGACCGACGAGCCCTTGGCGGAGAAGTTGATGACGTCGGCGGAGAGGCGCTTCGCCGCGGCTTCGAACGAGATACGGGTGCGGGTCGAGTCCTCGAAGAAGAGGTTGACGACGGTGCGTCCGCGCAGGGTGGGGAGCTTCTTGATCGGCCGGTCGGCGACCCGGGCCATCTCCTCGGCGGTGTCGAGGATCAGAACGGCGTCGTCGCGCGTGAGGTCGGCGGCCGAGATGAGGTGACGCTTCATCCGGTTTTCTCCGTGAGTGAAGGAGGTGTACGGGAATGTCCGTCGAGCAGGCATGCCTACGGGCCCGGGGTCGCCGGGTCCCTGCGCGATGCGCTAACGCTCGCCGGCCGGTGCGGTGTGCTTCACGCCGAGCAGCACGGCGTCCCGGCCGTCCTCCTCGGTGAGCTGGACCTTGACCGTCTCCCGCAGCGACGTGGGGAGGTTCTTGCCTACGTAGTCGGCGCGGATCGGCAGTTCGCGGTGGCCGCGGTCGACGAGGACCGCCAGCTGCACGGCGCGCGGCCGTCCGATGTCGCCCAGCGCGTCCAGAGCGGCGCGGATGGTGCGGCCGGAGAAGAGGACGTCGTCGACGAGCAGGACCACGCGGCCCTCGACGCCGTCGGCGGGGATGTCCGTGCGGGCGAGCGTGCGGGCCGGGCCCAGGCGCAGGTCGTCGCGGTACATCGTGATGTCGAGCGAGCCGACCGGGACCGTCCGGCCGGTGATCTCTTCGAGCTTGGCAGCGAGCCGCCGGGCGAGGAAGACGCCGCGGGTCGGGATCCCCAGGAGCACCACATCGTCCGCGCCCTTGGCGCGCTCGACGATTTCATGGGCGATACGGGTGAGCATCCGCGCGATGTCCGGGCCTTCGAGCACCGGCCGTGCGGGGAGCTGAGCTGTCGTGTCGGAACTGCTTGCGTCCATATGAAACGGACCTCCTTCTCCGCCTCACGGGACGGACCTTAAAGGACGTCGGAATTACGCAGCCCAGGCTACCAGGAGCCCCCTCAGGAGCCGTCCGCACCCCTGACGGGTGAGGGTCTGCCCCGTTCCGCTTGACGAAGTCAGATTACGCTGCGTAACCTCACAGTGAGTTACCAGCCCGCGGCGGAGCCGCATGTCGATACAGCCGTCTGGGGAGTTTTATGTCCAGCGAATACGCCAAACAGCTCGGGGCCAAGCTCCGCGCCATCCGCACCCAGCAGGGCCTCTCTCTCCACGGCGTCGAGGAGAAGTCCCAGGGCCGCTGGAAGGCCGTGGTGGTGGGTTCGTACGAGCGCGGCGACCGTGCCGTGACCGTGCAGCGCCTTGCCGAGCTGGCGGACTTCTACGGCGTCCCGGTGCAGGAACTGCTGCCGGGCACGACACCGGGCGGAGCGGCCGAGCCGCCGCCGAAGCTGGTGCTCGACCTGGAGCGCCTCGCCCATGTCCCGCAGGAGAAGGCCGGCCCGCTCCAGCGCTACGCCGCCACCATCCAGAGCCAGCGCGGTGACTACAACGGCAAGGTCCTCTCGATCCGCCAGGACGACCTGCGCACCCTCGCGGTCATCTACGATCAGTCGCCCTCGGTGCTGACCGAGCAGCTGATCAGCTGGGGCGTGCTCGACGCCGAAGCACGCCGCGCCGTCCAGCACGACGAGCTCTGAACCACCGCACCACCTGCAGAAACGTACCGCCGCTCCGGCCTTCCGGGCGGCGGTTTCTGCGTACCGGCGCATTGACGGCGCACACCGACGGCGCACAATGCGCCAGGAGAGCCCCCCTGTGGCCTTCTCCGGGCATGCGAAGGGCCCGGAGCATCACCCATCGCTCCGGGCCCGTTCACACGCTCTGCCGACCGCCTACTACGCCTCGCGCCGCAGGCTCGGCTTCAGCTCCTTGAGCCGGCCGAGGAGGCCGTTGACGAAGGCCGGGGAATCGTCCGTGGAGAACTCCCTGGCGAGCTGCACTGCTTCGTCGAGCGCCACCGCGTCCGGCGTGTCGTCCACCCAGAGCAGTTCATAGGCGCCGAGCCGCAGAATGCTGCGGTCGGCTGCCGGCATCCGGTCGAGGTCCCAGTCGACCGCGTAGGTGGAGATCAGCTCGTCGATGCGGGCCACATGGTCCGCGTACCCCTCGACCAACTGCAGGGTGTATTCGTTCACCGGCGGCTGCCGTGGGTCGGTCCGGGCGTGCCGCATCCAGTCCGCGAGCACGGACTGCACATCGGCACCGCGCTGGTCGGCCTCGAAGAGAATCTGGAAGGCGCGCTTACGGGCCTTGGTACGGGCAGCCACGGTTAGCTGTTCACCCGGCCGAGGTAGTCGCCCGTGCGAGTGTCGACCTTGATCTTCTCGCCCTCGGTGATGAAGAGCGGCACCTGGATCTCGTAGCCGGTCTCCAGCGTGGCGGGCTTGGAGCCACCGGTGGAGCGGTCGCCCTGCACGCCGGGCTCGGTGTGCTGGATGACGAGCTCGACGGCGGCCGGCAGCTCGACGTAGAGCACCTCGCCCTCGTGCTGCGCCACGACGGCCTCGAAGCCCTCGAGGAGGAAGTTCGCGGCGTCACCGACGGCCTTGCGGTCGACCATCAGCTGGTCGTAGGTGTCCATGTCCATGAAGACGAAGTACTCGCCGTCCATGTACGAGAACTGCATCCCACGCTTGTCGACAGTGGCCGTCTCGACCTTCACGCCGGCGTTGAAGGTCTTGTCCACCACCTTGCCGGAGAGCACATTCTTCAGCTTGGTGCGGACGAAGGCCGGGCCCTTACCGGGCTTGACGTGCTGGAACTCGACGACGGACCAGAGCTGGCCCCCTTCGAGCTTGAGCACCAGGCCGTTCTTGAGGTCGTTCGTGGAAGCCACGGTTGCGGAATCTCCTGGACTGCAGGTGGTGGGTACCTCGAAGCCGTACGCCGCAAGCCGTGGGGCTCACAGCGCGAGCAGCTCCTTGGTCGTGATCGTGAGTAGCTCGGGTCCGCCGTCCGCCTCGGGGCGGACGACGAGGGTGTCGTCGATCCGGACACCCCCACGGCCCGGGATGTGAACCCCCGGCTCGACGGTGACCGGCACGCAAGCGTCCAGTTTACCCATGGCGGCAGGTGACAATTGAGGGTCCTCGTCGATTTCGAGTCCCACGCCGTGCCCGGTCCACGCCCCGAGCCGCTCACCGTACCCCGCAGCGTCCAGCACATGGCGGGTCACCCGGTCCACGTCGCGGCACTCCACACCCGGCGCCAGCGCCTCGCGACCGGCCCGCTGGGCTGCGAAAACGAGGTCGTACAGCTCGATCTGCCAGTCCGAGGGTGTGGTGCCGATGACGAAGGTCCGGCCGATCTCACAGCGGTAGCCGCGGTAATTGGCGCCGAGGCAGACACTGAGGAAGTCGCCCTCCTCGACCCGCCGGTCGGTGGGCAGGTGTCCGGAGCGGCCGGCGTTCGGGCCGGTCGCGACGGACGTGGGGAAGGCCGGGCCGTCCGCGCCGTGGTCGACCAGCCGGCGCTCCAGTTCCAGCGCGAGATGCCGCTCGGTGCGGCCGACCAGGATCGATTCGAGGAGCTCCCCCAGGGCCTGGTCGGCGATCTCGGCGGCGATCCGCAGACAGGCGATCTCCTCGTCGTCCTTCACCAGCCGCTGCCCCTCGACCGCGCAGGCCAGGTCGGTCAGCCGCAGCCGGGGCGCGACCTGGGAGAGCGCACGGTGCCGGGTGACGGTGAGGTGGTGCTCCTCGACGGCCAGGGTGTCCGCACCGGCCGTCGCGGCCAGATCGGCGCCGGCCACGACCGGGTCGCCGCCGCGGCTGGGCAGCACCGACACCCGGACGTCCTCGGCCGGCCGGCCCTCGGCGGGATCACCGCTCAGCGGTCTGCCGCACAGCAGCACATCGTCGGCCGGACCGAGCAGCAGCGCGGCGCCGGGCGGTGCGCAGCCCGTGAGGTAGCGGACGTTCGCGGGGCGCGAGATCAGTGCGGCGGCACTTCCGGTTGCGGCGCAGCGGTCGCGCAGCCGCGTGCGTCGGGCCGCGTACAACTCGGACATATCACGAGCGTACGGCTGCTCCCCCGAGGCGGCCGGTCGAGCAGGGCCGCCCGGGGGACCGGGCCGGTGCCGCCCGCTACCAACTCGGCGGGCTGGCGATGCTGCGGGCGACGACGTCGTCCAGCACCCGCACCGTCGTGGCGACATCGTGCTGGGAGTTGTCGATGATCGGCAGGCCCGAGCCGTACCAGCCGGCCATCCGCCCGTGGATCCTGGCCACCTCTTCGTCGGACAGCCGGCGGTTGCCGCTGCGCCGGGCGTTGCGCTCCAGGACGATCTCCAGGCCGGGCAGCAGCACGATCGGCAGCAGACCGGGGCCCACATGGCGCTTCCAGCCGCCGAGGCCGACGACCGGGCGGTCGGGGAAGACGGCGTCGTCGAGGATGCAGGAGATGCCGTTGGCGAGGAAGTTGCGGGCCGCGAAGCCGCAGGTGCGGCGGGCGAGACGGTACTGGGCCTCGGAGTGGTCGTTCCAGCCCGCCTGGGGGTCGGCGAAACCGGACCGGACCCATTCGCGGACGTCGTCGAGGCTGATGTGCGCGGTCGGCACCCGCCGGGTGTCGGCCCAGTGGCGCGCCACGCTGGTCTTGCCGGCCCCGGCCGGGCCGATGAGCAGCACCGCGACGGCCGCCAGCGCGGCGTCCGGCGCGGCGGTGTCGGTGGGCGGGCTGGGCAGCGGCACCGGGGCGGCCGGGGGAAGCTGCACATGGCCGGTGATGTCCGTGCTGTGCGGGGTGGGCGGGGCCTGCTGGGGCGCGGGCCCGTGCCAGCCCTGACCGG
This Streptomyces decoyicus DNA region includes the following protein-coding sequences:
- a CDS encoding PH-like domain-containing protein; the protein is MTPPLIHLAEAQKSAPVTDWAARIGWVVGLLVFVVFVYWLMRQGWKWRGTLQGDLPELPSTPENPGTPLLTLAGRYHGSTTAGQWLDRIVARGLGTRSRAELTLTDQGLDVVRPGAADFFVPAAALRGARLDKGIAGKVLTEGGLLIVTWEHGGRQIDSGFRSDRADEHPAWVEALNELSTTEHHTSTTEHTETEGAR
- the bldD gene encoding transcriptional regulator BldD, which encodes MSSEYAKQLGAKLRAIRTQQGLSLHGVEEKSQGRWKAVVVGSYERGDRAVTVQRLAELADFYGVPVQELLPGTTPGGAAEPPPKLVLDLERLAHVPQEKAGPLQRYAATIQSQRGDYNGKVLSIRQDDLRTLAVIYDQSPSVLTEQLISWGVLDAEARRAVQHDEL
- the nusB gene encoding transcription antitermination factor NusB — translated: MAARTKARKRAFQILFEADQRGADVQSVLADWMRHARTDPRQPPVNEYTLQLVEGYADHVARIDELISTYAVDWDLDRMPAADRSILRLGAYELLWVDDTPDAVALDEAVQLAREFSTDDSPAFVNGLLGRLKELKPSLRREA
- the carA gene encoding glutamine-hydrolyzing carbamoyl-phosphate synthase small subunit, with the protein product MTTSTRGTAHGTRGLPAVLVLEDGRSFRGRAYGAVGETFGEAVFSTGMTGYQETLTDPSYHRQVVVMTAPHIGNTGVNDEDPESQRIWVSGYVVRDPARIPSNWRSVRSLDDELVAQGVVGISGVDTRALTRHLRERGAMRVGIFSGEALPDAGTMLAKVRQAPEMEGADLSTQVATKESYVVPAIGPDGAAVPIGTAKFTVAAVDLGIKGMTPHRMAERGIEVHVLPATATVEDVYAVNPDGVFFSNGPGDPATADHPVSVMQGVLERKTPLFGICFGNQILGRALGFGTFKLKYGHRGINQPVQDRTTGKVEVTAHNHGFAVDAPLDKVSDTPFGRAEVSHVCLNDDVVEGLHLLDQPAFSVQYHPEAAAGPHDAAYLFDRFVSLMEGQRA
- the efp gene encoding elongation factor P, coding for MASTNDLKNGLVLKLEGGQLWSVVEFQHVKPGKGPAFVRTKLKNVLSGKVVDKTFNAGVKVETATVDKRGMQFSYMDGEYFVFMDMDTYDQLMVDRKAVGDAANFLLEGFEAVVAQHEGEVLYVELPAAVELVIQHTEPGVQGDRSTGGSKPATLETGYEIQVPLFITEGEKIKVDTRTGDYLGRVNS
- a CDS encoding aspartate carbamoyltransferase catalytic subunit, producing the protein MKRHLISAADLTRDDAVLILDTAEEMARVADRPIKKLPTLRGRTVVNLFFEDSTRTRISFEAAAKRLSADVINFSAKGSSVSKGESLKDTALTLEAMGADAVVIRHHDSGAPHRLATSGWIGGSVVNAGDGTHEHPTQALLDAFTMRRRLVGVDAGVGQDLSGRRITIVGDILHSRVARSNVHLLTTLGAEVTLVAPPTLVPIGVEQWPCEVSYDLDAVVAKSDAVMMLRVQRERMNAAFFPTEREYARRYGLDGDRMARMPEHAIVMHPGPMNRGMEITAQVADSPRCTAVEQVTNGVSIRMAVLYLLLGGNEPALPAGNGTSMRTEESK
- a CDS encoding dihydroorotase, whose protein sequence is MSKILIRGAKVLGGEPQDVLIDGETVAEVGTGLSAEGAQVIEADGKILLPGLVDLHTHLREPGREDSETVLTGTKAAAVGGFTAVHAMANTFPVADTAGVVEQVWRLGKESGYCDVQPVGAVTVGLEGKKLAELGAMHDSAAGVRVFSDDGKCVDDAVIMRRALEYVKAFDGVVAQHAQEPRLTEGAQMNEGIVSAELGLGGWPAVAEESIIARDVLLAAHVGSRVHICHLSTAGSVEIVRWAKSKGWNVTAEVTPHHLLLTDELVRSYNPVYKVNPPLRTEADVLALREALADGTIDCVATDHAPHPHEDKDCEWGAAAMGMVGLETALSVVQHTMVDSGLLDWAGVADRMSFRPAHIGRLEGHGRPVSAGEPANLTLLDSAYRGEVDPAGFASRSRNTPYEGRELPGRVTHTFLRGRATVVDGKLA
- the carB gene encoding carbamoyl-phosphate synthase large subunit is translated as MPKRTDIQSVLVIGSGPIVIGQAAEFDYSGTQACRVLKSEGLRVILVNSNPATIMTDPEIADATYVEPITPDFVEKIIAKERPDALLPTLGGQTALNAAISLHESGTLDKYGVELIGANVEAINKGEDRDLFKEVVEAVRAKIGHGESARSVICHSMDDVLAGVDELGGYPVVVRPSFTMGGAGSGFAHDEEELRRIAGQGLTLSPTTEVLLEESILGWKEYELELMRDKNDNVVVVCSIENFDPMGVHTGDSITVAPAMTLTDREYQTLRDIGIAVIREVGVDTGGCNIQFAVNPEDGRVIVIEMNPRVSRSSALASKATGFPIAKIAARLAVGYTLDEIPNDITEKTPASFEPTLDYVVVKVPRFAFEKFPAADATLTTTMKSVGEAMAIGRNFPEALNKALRSLEKKGSQFDFVTEPGEKAALLEKAQVPTDGRINTVMAAIRAGATPEEVFDATKIDPWFVDQLFLVKEIADEIAAAEKLHPEVLADAKRYGFSDAQIAAIRGLREDVVREVRHALGVRPVYKTVDTCAAEFAAKTPYFYSSYDEESEVAPREKPAVIILGSGPNRIGQGIEFDYSCVHASFALSDAGYETVMVNCNPETVSTDYDTSDRLYFEPLTLEDVLEIVHAETQAGPVAGVIVQLGGQTPLGLAQALKDNGVPIVGTSPEAIDLAEERGAFGRVLTEAGLPAPKYGTAFSFDEAKRIATEIGYPVMVRPSYVLGGRGMEIVYDEPSLGEYLTRHAGLIDRHPVLIDRFLDDAIEIDVDALYDGTELYLGGVMEHIEEAGIHSGDSACALPPITLGGFDIKRLRASTEAIAKGVGVRGLINIQFAMAGDILYVLEANPRASRTVPFTSKATAVPLAKAAARISLGATIAELRAEGMLPKTGDGGTLPLDAPISVKEAVMPWSRFRDIHGRGVDTVLGPEMRSTGEVMGIDSVFGTAYAKSQTGAYGALPTKGRAFVSVANRDKRSMIFPARELVAHGFELLATSGTAEVLRRNGINATVVRKQSEGEGPDGEKTIVQLIHDGQVDLIVNTPYGTGGRLDGYDIRTAAVARAVPCLTTVQALAAAVQGIEAMSRGDVGVRSLQEHAEHLTAAREE
- the pyrR gene encoding bifunctional pyr operon transcriptional regulator/uracil phosphoribosyltransferase PyrR: MDASSSDTTAQLPARPVLEGPDIARMLTRIAHEIVERAKGADDVVLLGIPTRGVFLARRLAAKLEEITGRTVPVGSLDITMYRDDLRLGPARTLARTDIPADGVEGRVVLLVDDVLFSGRTIRAALDALGDIGRPRAVQLAVLVDRGHRELPIRADYVGKNLPTSLRETVKVQLTEEDGRDAVLLGVKHTAPAGER